A region from the Streptosporangium sp. NBC_01756 genome encodes:
- a CDS encoding ABC transporter permease has product MRSWKIRIGLLILAFFALMAVVGPLLLTGDPSATGGEALAGPSAEHWLGTTQTGQDILLQVVHGSRVSLGVGVLSAVIATAVSIAVGLVGGYFGGVVDEALSVLTNIFLVLPALPLVIVLAGYLPQRGVASVAVVIAATGWAWGARILRAQTLSIRRRDFVEAARAGGEKPLRIIFYEILPVELPVIATSFLATVVAAILAEAGLSFLGLADLSTVSWGSMLYFAQNGQALLVGAWWWFIPPGLCIALVGAGLGLMNFGIDEIANPRLRTVRAPRRSRRESTAVLETAGEVGP; this is encoded by the coding sequence ATGCGCTCGTGGAAGATCAGGATCGGCCTGCTGATCCTCGCCTTCTTCGCCCTGATGGCGGTCGTCGGGCCGCTGCTGCTCACCGGCGACCCGTCCGCCACCGGCGGCGAGGCGCTGGCGGGGCCGTCGGCCGAGCACTGGCTCGGCACCACGCAGACCGGCCAGGACATCCTCCTGCAGGTCGTGCACGGCTCCCGCGTCTCGCTGGGCGTGGGGGTGCTGTCAGCGGTGATCGCCACCGCGGTGTCGATCGCCGTCGGACTGGTCGGCGGCTACTTCGGCGGCGTCGTGGACGAGGCGCTCTCGGTGCTCACCAATATCTTCCTGGTACTGCCGGCGCTGCCGCTGGTGATCGTGCTCGCGGGCTACCTGCCCCAGCGCGGCGTCGCCTCCGTCGCGGTCGTCATCGCGGCGACCGGCTGGGCCTGGGGCGCCCGCATCCTGCGCGCACAGACCCTGTCCATCCGCCGCCGCGACTTCGTCGAGGCCGCCAGGGCCGGCGGCGAGAAGCCACTGAGGATCATCTTCTACGAGATCCTCCCGGTCGAGCTGCCGGTGATCGCCACCAGTTTCCTGGCCACCGTCGTGGCCGCGATCCTCGCCGAGGCGGGGCTGTCGTTCCTCGGCCTGGCCGACCTGTCCACCGTCAGCTGGGGGAGCATGCTCTACTTCGCGCAGAACGGCCAGGCCCTGCTCGTCGGCGCCTGGTGGTGGTTCATCCCGCCGGGGCTGTGCATCGCACTCGTCGGCGCCGGGCTCGGCCTGATGAACTTCGGCATCGACGAGATCGCGAACCCCCGGCTGCGGACCGTGCGGGCGCCCCGGCGCTCCCGCCGTGAATCCACTGCGGTGCTCGAGACCGCGGGAGAGGTGGGCCCGTGA
- a CDS encoding ABC transporter ATP-binding protein codes for MNILEIRGLSVDYLSAGGTVHAVDDVSLDLRRGEILGVAGESGSGKSTLAHALGRLLRPPAVITGGSILYHRAGGGPVDVLDLDRAALRAFRWKELAIVFQSAMNSLNPVSTIGAQIDDVLRTHERELPRKARTERAAELLHRVGIGADRLRSYPHELSGGMRQRAVIAIALALNPEIIIMDEPTTALDVVVQRDILHEIRALKDEFGFAVVFITHDLSLLMEISDRIAVMYAGRVVETGDARALHRAPRHPYTLGLLRSFPKLRGPRQELLSIPGTPPDLREPPPGCAFHPRCRFALDECRSTHPLLRPGPAGAVACLLHDGTGVPVPTGPTSEVDA; via the coding sequence GTGAACATCCTGGAGATCCGCGGCCTCAGCGTGGACTACCTGTCGGCGGGAGGTACCGTGCACGCGGTCGACGACGTCTCGCTGGACCTGCGGCGCGGTGAGATCCTCGGGGTCGCCGGGGAGAGCGGCAGCGGCAAGTCGACGCTCGCGCACGCCCTCGGACGGCTGCTGCGGCCCCCGGCCGTGATCACCGGCGGCTCCATCCTCTACCACCGGGCCGGCGGCGGGCCCGTCGACGTCCTGGACCTCGACCGGGCGGCGCTGCGGGCGTTCCGCTGGAAGGAGCTCGCGATCGTCTTCCAGAGCGCGATGAACTCCCTCAACCCGGTGAGCACCATCGGCGCCCAGATCGACGACGTGCTCCGCACCCACGAGCGCGAGCTGCCGCGCAAGGCCAGGACCGAACGGGCGGCCGAACTGCTGCACCGGGTCGGCATCGGCGCGGACCGGCTACGCAGCTACCCCCATGAGCTCTCCGGCGGCATGCGGCAGCGTGCCGTGATCGCCATCGCGCTCGCCCTCAACCCCGAGATCATCATCATGGACGAGCCGACGACCGCCCTCGACGTCGTCGTCCAGCGCGACATCCTGCACGAGATCCGGGCGCTGAAGGACGAGTTCGGCTTCGCGGTCGTCTTCATCACGCACGACCTGTCGCTGCTCATGGAGATCTCCGACCGCATCGCGGTCATGTACGCCGGCCGGGTCGTGGAGACCGGGGACGCCCGCGCACTGCACCGGGCGCCGCGTCATCCGTACACGCTCGGCCTGCTGCGGTCCTTCCCCAAGCTGCGCGGGCCCCGCCAGGAGCTGCTCAGCATCCCCGGCACACCGCCGGACCTGCGGGAGCCGCCGCCCGGCTGCGCCTTCCACCCCCGCTGCCGCTTCGCCCTCGACGAGTGCCGCTCGACGCATCCGCTGCTGCGTCCCGGCCCCGCGGGAGCGGTCGCCTGCCTGCTGCACGACGGGACCGGCGTGCCCGTCCCCACCGGACCGACGTCGGAGGTCGACGCATGA
- a CDS encoding ABC transporter ATP-binding protein — translation MSAEVVLEGRNLTKHFTAARGPRGRLGRRPPIRAVDDVSLALRAGSVTALVGESGCGKSTVARLLAQVYPATSGEVLLRGRPVRAHRGAEFRDYRRQVQLIFQDPFASLNPFHRVRYHLARPLRIHGHARSSAEETEQVAELLERVSLTPVEQFMDKLPHELSGGQRQRVAIARALAVRPAVLIADEPVSMLDVSIRLGVLRLLERLADESGLALLYITHDIASARYFAEDITVMYAGRLIESGPGEVLTQEPTHPYTRLLLSAAPDPDRVSPPEILSRGEPPSLADPPGGCRFHPRCPIALPVCSERIPPRTELGDGRWTECWHYGDG, via the coding sequence ATGAGCGCAGAAGTGGTGCTGGAGGGACGGAACCTGACCAAGCACTTCACCGCGGCCCGGGGTCCGAGAGGGCGGCTGGGCCGGCGCCCGCCGATCCGCGCGGTCGACGACGTGTCGCTGGCGCTGCGGGCCGGCTCGGTGACCGCACTGGTGGGGGAGAGCGGCTGCGGCAAGAGCACGGTCGCCCGGCTGCTGGCGCAGGTCTATCCCGCGACCTCGGGGGAAGTGCTGCTGCGCGGCCGTCCGGTGCGGGCTCACCGGGGGGCGGAGTTCCGCGACTACCGCCGCCAGGTACAGCTGATCTTCCAGGACCCCTTCGCGTCGCTCAACCCCTTCCACCGGGTCCGCTACCACCTCGCCAGGCCGTTGCGGATCCACGGTCACGCGCGCTCGTCCGCCGAGGAGACCGAGCAGGTGGCCGAACTCCTCGAAAGGGTCAGCCTCACCCCGGTCGAGCAGTTCATGGACAAGCTTCCGCACGAGCTGTCGGGCGGGCAGCGCCAGCGGGTGGCGATCGCCAGGGCCCTCGCCGTACGGCCGGCCGTGCTGATCGCCGACGAGCCGGTCTCCATGCTCGACGTGTCGATCCGGCTGGGGGTGCTGCGGCTGCTGGAGCGGCTGGCCGACGAGAGCGGCCTGGCCCTGCTGTACATCACCCACGACATCGCGAGCGCGCGCTACTTCGCCGAGGACATCACGGTGATGTACGCCGGACGGCTCATCGAGAGCGGTCCGGGGGAGGTCCTCACCCAGGAGCCGACGCATCCGTACACCCGCCTGCTCCTGTCGGCCGCCCCCGATCCGGATCGCGTGTCACCACCGGAGATCCTCAGCCGCGGCGAGCCCCCCAGCCTGGCCGATCCGCCGGGCGGCTGCCGGTTCCATCCCCGCTGCCCGATCGCCCTGCCGGTCTGCTCGGAGCGGATCCCGCCCCGCACCGAACTCGGCGACGGCCGCTGGACCGAGTGCTGGCACTACGGGGACGGCTGA
- a CDS encoding FadR/GntR family transcriptional regulator, whose translation MTTAPRPFRGRLSRAVEVQEAVKDIILRRRLAAGDPLPTESELIEELGISRNSVREALKALQAVGIVDIRHGFGMFVGRMSLTGLVDELAFHGRITMQDGRNDLGHLIEIREILETGLVQRLIDRHQEADLSPVDVVMEQMEAEALVGDVSPDTDRLFHDVLYRPLGNPLVGQLLGAFWDVYHQLRDNLGSPDESPADVVRRHRDIHAAVAAGDKAAAIAAVHAHFEGVRNRLGRLRRLDDPPQPSAPAQPSP comes from the coding sequence GTGACCACAGCCCCCCGCCCGTTCCGCGGCCGGCTCAGCCGTGCCGTCGAGGTCCAAGAGGCCGTCAAGGACATCATCCTGCGGCGCAGGCTCGCGGCCGGCGACCCGCTGCCCACCGAGTCCGAGCTGATCGAGGAGCTCGGGATCAGCCGCAACTCGGTCCGCGAGGCGCTCAAGGCCCTGCAGGCCGTCGGCATCGTGGACATCCGCCACGGCTTCGGGATGTTCGTGGGCCGGATGTCGCTGACCGGCCTGGTCGACGAACTGGCCTTCCACGGCCGGATCACGATGCAGGACGGCCGGAACGATCTCGGCCACCTCATCGAGATCCGCGAGATCCTCGAAACCGGCCTGGTCCAGCGGCTGATCGACCGGCACCAGGAGGCCGACCTGTCCCCGGTCGACGTGGTGATGGAGCAGATGGAGGCCGAGGCTCTCGTAGGAGACGTCTCACCGGACACCGACCGGCTCTTCCACGACGTGCTCTACCGCCCGCTGGGCAACCCCCTGGTCGGGCAGCTTCTCGGCGCCTTCTGGGACGTCTACCACCAGCTACGCGACAATCTGGGGAGCCCCGACGAGTCCCCGGCCGACGTCGTGCGGCGGCACCGCGACATCCACGCCGCCGTCGCGGCCGGGGACAAGGCGGCGGCCATCGCCGCGGTGCACGCCCACTTCGAGGGCGTCCGCAACCGGCTGGGCCGGCTGCGGCGGCTGGACGATCCGCCGCAGCCGAGCGCCCCGGCTCAGCCGTCCCCGTAG
- a CDS encoding ABC transporter substrate-binding protein, whose protein sequence is MSAPPFRPALSRRDFLRYSGAAGAAAAIATSLSACSGGPASTGSVGAGSDKDLVTAVIGYGNDQSWDPTQTASAFTMAGISHIYEGLLDTDPITREPYPALATALPADPAATSWKFTLREGAKWHDGRPVTADDVVFTFQRILDPAENVLVGNFFKAWLREVKKIDDRNVELVFKFPFPDAAPRLTIAKIMPKHVFGAPGAWDAAKGGKTCGSGPYRQTAHNPKSNTTFEAFADYNGPRPATVKKMNWLSIVDAAARVAKISGGAAEAQIADNVPYANIDQLAASGLTVEGGKGMNHMFLMFNTGTKPFDDVRVRQALHYAIDRQKMIQVALKGHGTASSSFLNEGHPDHARAATVYDYDPDKARALLKEAGAENLTINLMAVNLSWITDCLPTIAASWEAVGVKTTLEPQDTAALFAKMDQFQEYQVVAAASNPNQFGMDADLILHYNYVRGGLWMKYSRWEGGKAAKDLFEMMDRATEEPDKSAKTELVREYIDVIAEQAVLYPVVHTELMTAWDPRKVSGVRPQPYPGINLLQAKRT, encoded by the coding sequence GTGAGCGCCCCCCCATTCCGGCCTGCCCTCAGCCGCCGCGACTTCCTGCGCTACAGCGGAGCGGCAGGTGCGGCGGCGGCCATCGCGACCTCCCTCTCCGCCTGTTCGGGCGGACCCGCCTCGACCGGCTCGGTCGGCGCCGGATCGGACAAGGACCTGGTCACCGCTGTCATCGGATACGGCAACGACCAGAGCTGGGACCCGACGCAGACCGCCTCCGCGTTCACGATGGCCGGCATCAGCCACATCTACGAGGGGCTGCTGGACACCGACCCGATCACGCGCGAGCCGTATCCCGCCCTGGCCACCGCCTTGCCGGCGGACCCGGCGGCCACCTCGTGGAAGTTCACCCTCCGCGAAGGCGCGAAGTGGCACGACGGCCGGCCGGTGACCGCCGACGACGTGGTCTTCACCTTCCAGCGGATCCTCGACCCGGCCGAGAACGTGCTCGTCGGCAACTTCTTCAAGGCATGGCTGCGGGAGGTGAAGAAGATCGACGACCGCAACGTCGAACTGGTCTTCAAGTTCCCCTTCCCCGACGCGGCGCCCCGGCTGACGATCGCCAAGATCATGCCCAAGCACGTCTTCGGCGCCCCCGGCGCCTGGGACGCGGCCAAGGGCGGCAAGACCTGCGGATCCGGCCCCTACCGGCAGACCGCGCACAACCCCAAGTCGAACACGACCTTCGAGGCGTTCGCCGACTACAACGGCCCGCGGCCGGCCACCGTCAAGAAGATGAACTGGCTGTCCATCGTCGACGCGGCGGCCCGGGTCGCCAAGATCTCCGGCGGCGCGGCCGAGGCGCAGATCGCCGACAACGTCCCCTACGCCAACATCGACCAGCTCGCCGCGTCAGGGCTGACCGTCGAGGGCGGCAAGGGCATGAACCACATGTTCCTCATGTTCAACACCGGTACGAAACCCTTCGACGACGTGCGGGTACGGCAGGCGCTGCACTACGCGATCGACCGGCAGAAGATGATCCAGGTGGCGCTCAAGGGGCACGGCACCGCGTCGAGCTCCTTCCTCAACGAGGGGCACCCCGACCACGCCAGGGCGGCCACCGTCTACGACTACGACCCGGACAAGGCCAGGGCGTTGCTCAAGGAGGCCGGGGCCGAGAACCTGACGATCAACCTGATGGCGGTCAACCTGAGCTGGATCACCGACTGCCTGCCGACCATCGCCGCCTCCTGGGAGGCGGTCGGCGTCAAGACCACGCTGGAGCCGCAGGACACCGCCGCGCTGTTCGCCAAGATGGACCAGTTCCAGGAGTACCAGGTGGTCGCCGCCGCGTCGAACCCCAACCAGTTCGGCATGGACGCCGACCTGATCCTGCACTACAACTACGTCCGCGGCGGCCTGTGGATGAAGTACAGCCGCTGGGAGGGCGGCAAGGCGGCCAAGGACCTCTTCGAGATGATGGACAGGGCCACCGAGGAGCCGGACAAGTCGGCGAAGACCGAGCTGGTCCGCGAATACATCGACGTCATCGCCGAGCAGGCGGTGCTCTACCCGGTCGTGCACACCGAGTTGATGACCGCCTGGGATCCGAGGAAGGTCTCCGGAGTCCGCCCGCAGCCGTACCCGGGCATCAACCTGCTGCAGGCCAAGCGCACCTGA
- a CDS encoding ABC transporter permease — translation MLLRRVLILIPLLLGVVLFVFIVMRFSNSKPEYAYFQGANPTPEQIHRFQVENGLLDPLPLRYVRFVGDLLHGDMGTSVLTKAPVLDSVLTALPLTVQLTFLGLGIAVVVALVFGVTAALFRDRWPDQVIRVVSLVGVAAPAFWLALLMIQWLAVGKGIFPTGGYINPADSLTGWLQSMTLPALSLSLPVAAQLIRIIRTSMVEELDRDYVRTAIGSGLPPLVVVGRNVLRNALINPLTVLGLRIGYLLGGAVVIEQIYSLPGMGQLMINAVRDGDPAVVQGVVLTIAVGFMVVNLVVDILYLLVNPRLRSAA, via the coding sequence ATGCTTCTCCGCCGCGTCCTCATCCTGATCCCGCTGCTGCTGGGCGTCGTCCTGTTCGTCTTCATCGTCATGCGGTTCTCGAACAGCAAGCCCGAGTACGCCTACTTCCAGGGCGCCAACCCGACCCCGGAACAGATCCACCGGTTCCAGGTCGAGAACGGCCTGCTGGACCCGCTGCCGCTGCGGTACGTGCGCTTCGTCGGCGACCTGCTCCACGGTGACATGGGCACCAGCGTGCTCACCAAGGCCCCCGTGCTCGACTCGGTGCTCACCGCGCTGCCGCTGACCGTCCAGCTCACCTTCCTGGGGCTGGGAATCGCCGTGGTCGTCGCCCTGGTCTTCGGCGTCACCGCGGCGCTCTTCCGGGATCGCTGGCCCGACCAGGTCATCCGGGTGGTGTCGCTGGTCGGGGTGGCGGCCCCGGCCTTCTGGCTGGCGCTGCTGATGATCCAGTGGCTCGCGGTGGGCAAGGGGATCTTCCCGACCGGCGGGTACATCAACCCCGCCGACTCCCTCACCGGCTGGCTGCAATCGATGACACTGCCCGCCCTGTCGCTGTCCCTCCCGGTGGCGGCCCAGCTCATCCGGATCATCCGCACCTCCATGGTCGAGGAACTGGACCGGGACTACGTCCGCACCGCGATCGGCAGCGGGCTCCCCCCGCTGGTGGTCGTCGGGCGCAACGTGCTGCGCAACGCGCTGATCAACCCGCTCACGGTGCTGGGCCTGCGGATCGGGTACCTGCTCGGCGGCGCGGTGGTCATCGAGCAGATCTACTCCCTCCCCGGAATGGGGCAACTAATGATCAACGCCGTACGTGACGGCGACCCGGCGGTGGTCCAGGGCGTGGTGCTGACCATCGCCGTCGGATTCATGGTCGTCAACCTGGTCGTCGACATCCTCTACCTGCTGGTCAATCCCCGGCTGAGGAGCGCGGCCTGA
- a CDS encoding dipeptide/oligopeptide/nickel ABC transporter permease/ATP-binding protein: MRRGLTDALTRPGITFRRLSPLSWAALGILAVVILAALFAPLLAPHSPYLQQAAGGGPSAGHWMGLDSANRDILSRLMHGARWSLLIGLGATALALVAGSVVGAVAATSRRWIDETIMRVLDVVMAFPGIALAAVLVAVFGGSVTVLVAAIGFLYMPSVARVVRANVLAQYGEDYVAAERIIGARTPHILIRHVAVNCAAPVLVFCTVTVADAIVFEASLSFIGAGVRPPDPSWGSVIADGRNMVLLGGWWATVFPGLLILLTVLSLNILSEGVSDAWAAPAARRPADPEKPAEVDALEQARPGTGEVTELPGLAEAARRLAGRARPLPTGEPVLRVTDLAVGFDGRHDGVDIVDGISFDVRPGEVLGLVGESGCGKSLTALTVMGLQPRGARIRGEIRFDGKDLLRLSRPARRRLLGHDMAMIYQDALSSLNPAMTIKAQLKQVVRRGGRRSAAELLELVGLDPARTLPAYPHELSGGQRQRVLIAMALSRSPKLIIADEPTTALDVTVQAQVIELLLRLRSELGFALVLVSHDLALVADVTDRVVVMYGGQIVETGITAALVGAPAHHYARGLLGSVLSLEAGAERLTQIRGVVPSPADFPAGCRFADRCPMATDVCRTDAPRLDGDVHRHSVACHHPAVEITTPVFAGKET, translated from the coding sequence ATGCGAAGAGGACTGACGGACGCGCTGACCCGGCCCGGGATCACCTTCCGGAGGCTGTCCCCGCTGTCGTGGGCCGCCCTGGGCATTCTGGCGGTGGTCATCCTCGCCGCCCTGTTCGCACCCCTGCTGGCCCCGCACTCGCCGTACCTCCAGCAGGCCGCCGGCGGCGGGCCCTCCGCCGGCCACTGGATGGGGCTGGACAGCGCCAACCGCGACATCCTGAGCCGGCTGATGCACGGGGCGCGCTGGTCGCTCCTCATCGGTCTGGGAGCGACCGCCCTGGCGCTGGTGGCCGGGTCCGTCGTCGGAGCCGTCGCCGCCACCTCCCGCAGATGGATCGACGAGACGATCATGCGGGTCCTCGACGTCGTCATGGCCTTTCCCGGGATCGCGCTGGCCGCGGTGCTGGTGGCGGTCTTCGGCGGCAGCGTCACGGTGCTGGTGGCCGCGATCGGCTTCCTGTACATGCCGTCGGTGGCCCGCGTGGTCCGGGCCAACGTGCTGGCGCAGTACGGAGAGGACTACGTGGCGGCCGAGAGGATCATCGGTGCCCGGACCCCGCACATCCTGATCAGGCATGTGGCCGTCAACTGTGCGGCGCCCGTGCTGGTGTTCTGCACGGTGACGGTCGCCGACGCCATCGTCTTCGAGGCGTCGCTGTCCTTCATCGGCGCCGGGGTCCGGCCGCCCGACCCGTCCTGGGGCAGCGTCATCGCCGACGGCAGGAACATGGTGCTTCTCGGAGGATGGTGGGCCACCGTCTTCCCCGGCCTGCTGATCCTGCTCACCGTGCTCTCGCTGAACATCCTGTCCGAAGGGGTGTCCGACGCCTGGGCGGCGCCGGCGGCCCGGCGGCCCGCCGACCCGGAGAAGCCTGCCGAGGTGGATGCCCTGGAGCAGGCGCGGCCCGGGACCGGAGAGGTCACCGAGCTGCCGGGGCTGGCCGAGGCGGCCCGTCGCCTGGCCGGACGTGCCCGCCCGCTGCCCACCGGCGAGCCGGTCCTGCGGGTGACCGACCTGGCCGTCGGCTTCGACGGCCGGCACGACGGCGTGGACATCGTCGACGGGATCTCCTTCGACGTCCGGCCGGGCGAGGTGCTCGGGCTGGTCGGCGAGTCCGGGTGCGGCAAATCGCTCACCGCGCTGACGGTCATGGGCCTGCAGCCGCGCGGAGCGCGGATCCGCGGCGAGATCCGCTTCGACGGCAAGGATCTGCTGAGGCTCTCCCGGCCGGCCCGCCGCAGGCTGCTCGGACACGACATGGCGATGATCTACCAGGACGCCCTCTCCTCGCTGAACCCCGCGATGACCATCAAGGCACAGCTGAAGCAGGTGGTCAGGCGGGGCGGCAGGCGGAGCGCGGCCGAGCTGCTGGAGCTGGTCGGGCTGGACCCGGCGCGGACCCTGCCCGCCTACCCGCACGAGCTGTCCGGCGGCCAGCGCCAGCGGGTGCTCATCGCGATGGCCCTGTCCCGCAGCCCCAAACTGATCATCGCCGACGAGCCCACCACCGCCCTGGACGTGACGGTCCAGGCGCAGGTGATCGAACTGCTGCTGCGGCTCCGGTCCGAACTCGGCTTCGCCCTGGTCCTGGTCTCCCACGACCTCGCCCTGGTGGCCGACGTCACCGACCGGGTCGTGGTGATGTACGGCGGGCAGATCGTCGAGACCGGGATCACCGCGGCACTCGTCGGAGCCCCGGCGCACCACTACGCCCGGGGACTGCTCGGCTCGGTGCTGTCGCTGGAGGCCGGCGCGGAGCGGCTCACCCAGATCCGCGGGGTGGTCCCGTCCCCCGCCGACTTCCCCGCCGGCTGCCGGTTCGCCGACCGCTGCCCGATGGCCACGGACGTCTGCCGCACGGACGCCCCCCGGCTGGACGGAGACGTCCACCGCCACTCGGTGGCCTGTCACCATCCGGCGGTCGAGATCACGACTCCGGTGTTCGCCGGGAAGGAGACCTGA
- a CDS encoding ABC transporter ATP-binding protein: MATDPAPAETLLELADVHVVHRARSGGLFSRDRVYALTGADLTVAAGQTVGVVGESGCGKSTLAKVLVGLQRPTSGTVSFRGRDLWSTKDAERRTLVGSSTGMIFQDPSTALNRRLPVQQILRDPLNVHRRGTARWRDERVRELLDLVGLPPSSAGLLPGRLSGGQRQRVAIARALALEPELLIADEPTSALDVSVRAQILNLLLELKGRLGLTLVFVSHDIQTVRRMSDQVVTMYLGRVVERAPARAVPDHARHPYTRALFSATPGLLSPINPIPLVGSVPSATRPPSGCPFRTRCWKADDACAVEMPAMRAGGGPSGDHLFRCHHPVPAGATDLDLISQAQERQ, translated from the coding sequence ATGGCGACGGACCCCGCCCCGGCGGAGACCCTGCTCGAACTCGCCGACGTCCATGTCGTGCACCGGGCGCGCTCCGGCGGCCTGTTCTCCCGCGACCGGGTGTACGCCCTCACCGGGGCGGACCTGACCGTCGCCGCCGGTCAGACGGTCGGTGTCGTGGGGGAGTCCGGCTGCGGCAAGTCCACCCTGGCCAAGGTGCTCGTGGGGTTGCAGCGGCCCACCTCCGGCACGGTGTCCTTCAGAGGGCGGGACCTCTGGTCGACGAAGGACGCCGAGCGCCGGACGCTCGTCGGGTCGAGCACCGGAATGATCTTTCAGGATCCGTCCACCGCGCTCAACCGCCGGCTGCCCGTCCAGCAGATCCTGCGTGACCCGCTGAACGTGCACCGGCGCGGCACCGCGCGGTGGCGGGACGAGCGGGTGCGCGAGCTGCTCGACCTGGTCGGCCTGCCCCCGAGCTCCGCCGGCCTGCTGCCGGGCCGGCTCTCCGGAGGCCAGCGCCAGCGCGTGGCCATCGCCAGGGCGCTCGCGCTCGAACCGGAGCTGCTGATCGCGGACGAGCCGACGAGCGCGCTGGACGTCTCGGTCCGCGCCCAGATCCTGAACCTGCTGCTGGAGCTGAAGGGCAGGCTCGGCCTGACGCTGGTCTTCGTCTCCCACGACATCCAGACGGTGCGGCGGATGAGCGACCAGGTCGTCACGATGTACCTGGGACGGGTCGTCGAGCGGGCTCCCGCGCGGGCCGTACCGGACCATGCCCGCCATCCGTACACCCGGGCGCTGTTCTCCGCCACGCCGGGACTGCTCTCGCCGATCAATCCGATCCCGCTGGTGGGCTCGGTGCCGTCGGCGACGCGGCCGCCGAGCGGATGTCCCTTCCGCACCCGGTGCTGGAAGGCCGACGACGCGTGCGCCGTGGAGATGCCGGCGATGCGGGCCGGCGGCGGCCCGTCCGGCGACCACCTGTTCCGCTGCCACCACCCGGTCCCCGCCGGGGCCACCGACCTCGACCTGATCAGCCAAGCACAGGAGCGTCAATGA
- a CDS encoding dihydrodipicolinate synthase family protein yields the protein MTTATALTGVIPPVCTPLTPDFEVDTGSLTRLVDHLLAGGVDGLFVLGSSSEVAFLPDGHRGIVLDTVLGHVGGQVPVLAGVIDMTTPRVLEHVRAAVKAGADGIVATAPFYARTHPVEIDAHFRAVADRAGLPLYAYDLPVSVHSKLGADLLLGLAADGVLAGVKDSSGDDAGLREVILGRRERGDVGSFSVLTGSELTVDSALWMGADGVVPGLGNVDPHGYARLFRSASEGDWVAARAEQERLFRLFELVRVGGARMGAGSSAMGAFKAALHLRGIIDHPTTALPQIPLDGDETGRVGEYLAAAGLL from the coding sequence ATGACAACCGCCACCGCACTGACCGGCGTCATCCCCCCGGTGTGCACCCCGTTGACCCCGGACTTCGAGGTCGACACCGGATCGCTGACCCGGCTGGTGGACCATCTGCTGGCCGGCGGGGTGGACGGGCTGTTCGTCCTCGGCTCCTCCTCGGAGGTGGCGTTCCTGCCGGACGGACACCGGGGGATCGTGCTGGACACGGTGCTGGGGCACGTGGGCGGCCAGGTCCCGGTGCTGGCCGGTGTGATCGACATGACCACCCCGAGGGTGCTGGAGCACGTGCGGGCCGCCGTCAAGGCGGGCGCGGACGGGATCGTGGCGACCGCGCCGTTCTACGCCCGTACCCACCCCGTGGAGATCGACGCGCACTTCCGGGCCGTCGCCGACCGGGCCGGTCTGCCGCTGTACGCCTACGACCTGCCCGTCTCCGTGCACAGCAAGCTCGGCGCCGACCTCCTGCTCGGCCTGGCGGCCGACGGCGTGCTGGCCGGGGTGAAGGACTCCAGCGGTGACGACGCCGGCCTGCGCGAGGTGATCCTCGGCCGGCGGGAACGGGGTGACGTCGGCTCCTTCAGCGTGCTGACCGGATCCGAGCTGACCGTCGACTCCGCCCTGTGGATGGGGGCCGACGGCGTGGTGCCCGGACTGGGCAACGTCGACCCCCACGGGTACGCGCGGTTGTTCCGCTCGGCGTCGGAGGGCGACTGGGTGGCCGCCCGCGCCGAGCAGGAACGGCTGTTCCGCCTGTTCGAGCTGGTGCGGGTCGGCGGGGCGCGGATGGGGGCGGGGTCCTCGGCGATGGGTGCCTTCAAGGCGGCCCTGCACCTGCGCGGGATCATCGACCACCCGACCACCGCGCTGCCGCAGATCCCGCTGGACGGGGACGAGACGGGTCGCGTCGGCGAATACCTGGCCGCGGCCGGCCTGCTGTGA